CACGTTCTGCCAGTTCGAACAACAGGCCTTCGATGGTGTCTCTGGCTCTGAGCAGTTCAGGGGTGCTGTGCTGCTCTCCAAACAGAGGCACCATCCACTCATCAGGGGTCAGGCGCAAGGCAGGGGCAGTTTGCTCAATTTCTCTGGCTCGGGTGGTCTTCCCTGCTCCGGGAAGGCCACACATCAGATACAGGGTGGGCTGGGTGCTCATGTCAGTCCAGTTCATCATGACCGTGTTCCTCAGACAAGTACACTTCTGTGTGAAGCCACGGCCTGACCCTTTTTCAGGCCTGCATGCTGTCCAGAAAAACAATGGGCATGAATTGCACCCCATTCAGGGAAATCCCCATTTCTGGACAAATGCTGGAAAAGTGAGCTGGTTCCCTTCACTGAAAGCGGACAACTCAGGTAAACTGCTCTCATCCTTCGGGGCGGGGTGAAATTCCCCACCGGCAGTGAAAGGTCCCTGAGATGGGGACCTGCAGCCTGCGAAGCCTTGCAATCCACATCGCGAGGCCCGAGCCTGGTGAGACTCCAGCGCCGACGGTCACAGTCCGGATGAGAGAAGGAGATCCCACATGCCCCCGCATGCTGGGAAGACCATGCTGTACCAGAAGATTTTTTCACAGGACACCCTCCTGATGCAGGAGGCTCTGTCACTGGCGGCCCAGGCCCTGGGTCGAACCAGTCCCAATCCTCCAGTGGGTTGTGTGATCGTCAAGGACGATCATGTGATCGGCAGAGGGTTTCATCCAAAAGCAGGCGAACCTCACGCAGAGGTCTTTGCCCTTCGAGACGCCGGTTTTCGGGCAGAAGGGGCCACCGCGTATGTCACGCTGGAACCCTGCTCTCACCACGGACGCACACCTCCCTGTGCTGATGCCCTGATTGCCGCGAAAGTCCAGCGGGTGGTGATTGCTGCGCTGGACCCAAATCCACTTGTGGCTGGAAAAGGCGTGCAGAAGCTGCTTGATGCTGGCATTCAGGTGGATGTGGGTGTGCTGCAGGATCAGGCAATCGTGCAGCAGGCTGGATTTCGCACCCGCATCACGCACGGAAGGCCCAGGGTCACGTACAAGTACGCCCAGTCGCTGGATGGAAAGATGGCTTCCCAGAACGGCAGGCAGCTCTGGCTCACAGGTCAGGACGCAAAACGTCGGGTGCATGAACTCAGGAACCAGATGGATGCCATCGCAGTGGGCAGCAACACCGTGCTGTCCGATAACCCCTTGCTGACCACCCGACTGGAGGGCGTCACGGGAACCCGTGATCCCATTCCGGTGATTTTCGACCGCTCAGGCA
Above is a genomic segment from Deinococcus cellulosilyticus NBRC 106333 = KACC 11606 containing:
- the ribD gene encoding bifunctional diaminohydroxyphosphoribosylaminopyrimidine deaminase/5-amino-6-(5-phosphoribosylamino)uracil reductase RibD; amino-acid sequence: MPPHAGKTMLYQKIFSQDTLLMQEALSLAAQALGRTSPNPPVGCVIVKDDHVIGRGFHPKAGEPHAEVFALRDAGFRAEGATAYVTLEPCSHHGRTPPCADALIAAKVQRVVIAALDPNPLVAGKGVQKLLDAGIQVDVGVLQDQAIVQQAGFRTRITHGRPRVTYKYAQSLDGKMASQNGRQLWLTGQDAKRRVHELRNQMDAIAVGSNTVLSDNPLLTTRLEGVTGTRDPIPVIFDRSGRVPLSAKAMRPGAIVVTESQQEYPDFLKVIRTTHLPDVLQELGKQGINTLLLEGGPDLASAFLKADLIDDLLVFIAPRIMGTGRPSLWTELEGLLDVQELKTEQVGKDVLLSARIHPIPQVEAD